The Halogranum gelatinilyticum genome contains a region encoding:
- a CDS encoding ferredoxin has product MKIEYDRETCIGMFQCVDEWDAFEKNLDDGKADLVDAEEVDEQVFVREVPEDAEFDAEFAARVCPVDAITVYDDDGEQLIP; this is encoded by the coding sequence ATGAAAATCGAATACGACCGCGAGACCTGCATCGGGATGTTCCAATGTGTCGACGAGTGGGACGCCTTCGAGAAGAACCTCGACGACGGCAAGGCGGACCTCGTCGACGCCGAGGAAGTCGACGAGCAGGTCTTCGTGCGCGAGGTCCCCGAGGACGCCGAGTTCGACGCGGAGTTCGCCGCGCGGGTCTGTCCCGTCGACGCCATCACGGTCTACGACGACGACGGCGAGCAGCTCATCCCGTAA